The Nocardia arthritidis genome has a window encoding:
- a CDS encoding aldo/keto reductase — MKQVLLGASGVGTSMFALGTATFGDSTDEAEAGRALDVFVDSGGLLIDTADGYTGGRAEEIVGRWLGRQPAEIRARVLIATKGGGYTTTAAMNEWGNTRHNLTRALDTSLTKLGLDSIPLYQVHAWDPLTPLEETLSFLDNAVRQGKIQYIGLSNFTGWQLQKAVDLAKTLGLIGPVVYQAQYSLLCREVEWEIIPAGMANGLGLLAWSPLSGGLLTGKYTTDERPRDSRFGAQLDRGMMHDNYVAALYSSHVAQDRTWAVLKILHDIAATRNVTPAVVALAWVTARPGVSCVVLGARNSEQVAANMAAPDLTLDADELARLTEASDPAPSGYPYGKFGAALRARLLP; from the coding sequence ATGAAGCAGGTACTACTCGGCGCCAGCGGCGTCGGCACGTCGATGTTCGCGCTCGGCACCGCGACTTTCGGCGATTCCACCGACGAAGCCGAAGCCGGCCGCGCGCTGGACGTATTCGTGGATTCCGGCGGGCTGCTGATCGACACCGCCGACGGCTACACCGGCGGGCGCGCCGAGGAGATCGTCGGGCGCTGGCTGGGCAGGCAACCCGCCGAGATCCGTGCCCGCGTCCTCATCGCGACCAAGGGCGGCGGGTACACCACGACCGCCGCGATGAACGAGTGGGGCAACACCAGGCACAACCTCACCCGGGCGCTCGACACCTCGCTCACCAAACTCGGGCTCGATTCCATCCCGCTCTACCAGGTGCACGCGTGGGATCCCCTGACCCCCTTGGAGGAGACGCTGTCCTTCCTGGACAACGCGGTGCGCCAGGGCAAGATCCAGTACATCGGGCTGTCCAATTTCACCGGCTGGCAGCTGCAGAAGGCCGTCGACCTGGCGAAAACCCTCGGTCTGATCGGGCCGGTGGTGTATCAGGCGCAGTACAGCCTGCTGTGCCGCGAGGTGGAATGGGAGATCATTCCGGCCGGTATGGCCAACGGCCTGGGCCTGCTGGCCTGGTCCCCGCTGTCCGGCGGGTTGCTCACCGGCAAGTACACCACCGACGAACGTCCACGGGACTCCCGCTTCGGTGCGCAGCTGGACCGGGGAATGATGCACGACAACTATGTCGCGGCGCTCTACAGCTCACATGTCGCGCAGGACCGCACCTGGGCGGTGCTGAAGATCCTGCACGATATCGCCGCCACCAGGAATGTGACGCCCGCCGTCGTAGCCCTGGCCTGGGTCACCGCCCGGCCCGGGGTCAGCTGTGTGGTTCTCGGCGCCCGCAACAGCGAACAGGTGGCAGCCAACATGGCGGCGCCCGACCTCACCCTGGACGCCGACGAGCTAGCGCGGCTGACCGAGGCGAGCGATCCGGCTCCGAGCGGCTATCCCTACGGCAAGTTCGGCGCCGCACTGCGGGCCCGCCTGCTGCCGTGA
- a CDS encoding cytochrome P450, with product MAYSGRHGGFWLVTGYQQVSQVAHQPQLFSSAHELPNTPGRPQGTVVPASSFRGLPLELDPPEFLEWRKALNVFFSPQAARRLRPRIQRYATWCLDQHIESGAIDLVLDLANPVPALVTLDIVGLPMDDWRLYADVVHALVYTPPGTPEFARVEAGFAQLIETVRELIPKRRAEPGDDLLSFLTQLEIDGAKISDEDIVAVCNAVIPGGVDTTTALLASTLDYLEHNRKARQLLIDAPERIPASCDEFLRYYTPVMGVGRTATADTEIDGCPVAKGERILLSWAAANLDAKVFPDPDVIDLDRDARKQAAFGIGIHRCIGRHIARMDFEVVIGEVLRRIPDYRIDGAQKYPTVGQINGFVRMPAYFTPGPRIGTETGGVAAPPILPD from the coding sequence GTGGCGTACAGCGGCCGGCACGGTGGTTTCTGGCTGGTGACCGGATACCAGCAGGTATCGCAGGTGGCGCATCAGCCGCAGCTGTTCTCCTCGGCGCACGAGCTGCCGAACACCCCGGGCAGGCCGCAGGGGACCGTGGTACCCGCCTCCTCCTTCCGCGGGCTGCCGCTCGAGCTCGACCCGCCCGAATTCCTGGAGTGGCGCAAGGCGTTGAACGTCTTCTTCTCGCCGCAGGCGGCCCGGCGGCTGCGCCCCCGCATCCAGCGGTACGCCACCTGGTGCCTCGATCAGCACATCGAAAGCGGCGCGATCGATCTCGTGCTGGATCTGGCGAATCCGGTGCCCGCGCTGGTCACGCTGGATATCGTCGGGCTGCCGATGGACGACTGGCGGTTGTACGCCGACGTCGTGCACGCACTGGTGTACACGCCACCGGGCACACCGGAATTCGCGCGGGTCGAGGCGGGTTTCGCGCAGCTCATCGAGACCGTGCGCGAGCTGATCCCGAAGCGGCGTGCCGAGCCCGGCGACGATTTGCTGAGCTTCCTGACCCAGCTCGAGATCGACGGCGCCAAGATCTCCGACGAGGACATCGTCGCGGTGTGCAATGCGGTGATCCCCGGCGGAGTCGACACCACGACGGCGCTGCTCGCCTCGACACTGGACTACCTCGAGCACAACCGGAAGGCCCGGCAGCTGCTGATCGATGCGCCGGAGCGGATTCCCGCGTCCTGCGACGAATTCCTGCGGTACTACACCCCGGTCATGGGTGTCGGCCGCACCGCGACGGCGGACACCGAGATCGACGGCTGCCCGGTGGCAAAGGGCGAGCGGATCCTATTGTCTTGGGCCGCAGCGAATCTGGATGCGAAGGTCTTCCCGGATCCCGATGTCATCGATCTGGATCGCGATGCGCGCAAACAGGCCGCGTTCGGTATCGGCATCCACCGCTGCATCGGACGCCACATCGCCCGAATGGATTTCGAGGTTGTCATCGGTGAGGTGCTGCGCCGCATACCGGACTACCGGATCGATGGGGCCCAGAAGTACCCCACGGTCGGGCAGATCAACGGCTTCGTGCGGATGCCCGCGTACTTCACCCCGGGACCCCGCATCGGCACGGAGACGGGCGGCGTCGCCGCGCCGCCGATCCTGCCGGACTGA
- a CDS encoding LLM class flavin-dependent oxidoreductase codes for MTQQQRTLRLGACIDGPGGHIAAWRHPRTPADAQLDFEFHRRNAETLESAVFDCLFVADVVALWGTDVEHLSRTARNEHLEPLALLSAYAATTEHLGLVATATTTYNEPYDLARKFASLEHISGGRAGWNVVTSAAPWESRNFGFPEHMEHDLRYARADEFVSVTNRLWTSGDEPIEHSGRFFDVRGPLNIAPLPQGRPVIFQAGASPVGRAFAARHGEVLFTRHPRLSDAQEFYADMKARAAANGRGPNTIQIWPGLQPIVASTEAEARDRLRELQELMPDIVALRALQAQLGEVDLTDYPLDGPVPDLPVTNNSRSTAQRWIDLAHREKLTLRQLSLRTAGDVVAGTPEQIADHMETMFSQGAADGFLIDFPCLPASLDDFVEQVVPELRRRGLVRTSYVDGTLRDNLGLAESTLAGAR; via the coding sequence ATGACACAGCAGCAAAGAACGCTGCGCCTCGGCGCATGTATCGATGGGCCGGGCGGCCATATCGCCGCTTGGCGGCATCCGCGGACCCCGGCCGACGCGCAGCTGGATTTCGAGTTCCACCGCCGCAATGCCGAAACGCTCGAAAGTGCCGTATTCGACTGCCTTTTCGTCGCCGACGTGGTCGCGCTGTGGGGCACGGATGTGGAGCATCTGAGCCGGACCGCCCGCAACGAGCACCTCGAGCCGCTCGCCCTGCTGTCGGCCTACGCCGCGACGACCGAGCACCTCGGGCTGGTCGCGACGGCGACCACCACCTACAACGAACCCTATGATCTCGCACGGAAATTCGCGTCGCTCGAGCACATCAGCGGTGGCCGGGCGGGCTGGAATGTGGTGACCTCCGCCGCGCCCTGGGAGTCGCGCAACTTCGGTTTCCCCGAGCATATGGAGCACGATCTGCGCTATGCGCGGGCGGACGAGTTCGTCTCGGTGACGAATCGGCTGTGGACATCGGGCGACGAGCCGATCGAACACAGCGGGCGGTTCTTCGATGTTCGCGGTCCGCTCAACATCGCGCCCCTGCCGCAGGGGCGACCCGTGATCTTCCAGGCCGGCGCGTCCCCGGTCGGCCGCGCGTTCGCGGCCCGGCACGGCGAGGTGCTCTTCACCCGGCACCCGCGGCTGTCCGACGCACAGGAGTTCTACGCCGACATGAAGGCGCGTGCCGCCGCGAATGGTCGCGGCCCCAACACAATTCAGATCTGGCCCGGATTGCAGCCGATCGTCGCGAGCACCGAGGCCGAGGCGCGGGACCGGCTGCGGGAGTTGCAGGAGCTGATGCCGGATATCGTCGCGCTGCGCGCGCTGCAGGCTCAACTGGGTGAGGTGGACTTGACCGACTACCCGCTGGACGGGCCGGTGCCCGACCTCCCCGTCACGAACAATTCGCGCAGCACCGCCCAGCGCTGGATCGACCTCGCGCACCGGGAGAAGCTGACCCTGCGCCAGCTGTCCCTGCGCACGGCGGGCGATGTCGTCGCGGGCACCCCCGAGCAGATCGCCGACCATATGGAGACCATGTTCAGCCAAGGCGCCGCCGACGGGTTCCTCATCGACTTCCCTTGTCTGCCTGCATCATTGGACGACTTCGTCGAGCAGGTCGTGCCGGAGCTGCGGCGCAGGGGGCTGGTGCGCACGTCCTATGTCGACGGCACCCTGCGGGACAATCTCGGCCTCGCCGAATCGACACTGGCAGGTGCCCGATGA
- a CDS encoding LLM class flavin-dependent oxidoreductase: MTTVLFAQLTTAGGGGGNGRTTFAHVRDWARAAQRAGIDALLFDDRQSRQPAGPGAFEAGTLAAALAAATDGIGLVSSISTEHLAPYHVARLLATIDYLSGGRAGWEMSTPGDSADTANYHAGAPAAVDRQLARAEEFADVVAGLWDSFDDDAFLRDRESGVYFLPERLHTLGHKGEYFDVAGPLNIARPPQGHPVLVRRADSAEAAALAGRVADVAIVPIDRADEVREIGDAVTEAALGAGRRRGDVLILAERSAATPVDELLREPVDGFSLLAAQQDSAEKAYADILATAIAVRDRSAQAAGRTLRERLGLPRPLSRWTAA, from the coding sequence ATGACCACGGTGCTCTTCGCCCAACTGACCACCGCGGGAGGTGGCGGCGGCAACGGCCGCACCACCTTCGCTCACGTCCGCGATTGGGCGCGCGCCGCGCAACGCGCGGGCATCGACGCCCTGCTGTTCGACGACCGCCAAAGCCGGCAACCGGCCGGGCCAGGCGCCTTCGAGGCCGGGACTTTGGCGGCCGCGCTGGCCGCCGCGACCGACGGCATCGGACTGGTGTCGTCGATCTCGACCGAACATCTCGCGCCGTACCACGTGGCCCGGTTGCTCGCCACGATCGACTATCTCAGCGGCGGACGTGCGGGATGGGAAATGAGCACACCCGGCGACAGCGCCGACACCGCCAACTATCACGCGGGCGCCCCGGCGGCAGTCGATCGGCAGCTTGCTCGCGCCGAGGAATTCGCCGATGTCGTCGCCGGGCTGTGGGACAGCTTCGACGACGACGCATTCCTGCGCGACCGCGAATCCGGCGTCTACTTCCTGCCGGAGCGGCTGCATACGCTCGGCCACAAGGGTGAATATTTCGACGTGGCGGGCCCGCTCAATATCGCCCGCCCGCCGCAGGGGCATCCGGTGCTGGTACGCCGGGCCGACAGCGCCGAGGCCGCCGCGCTCGCGGGCCGGGTCGCCGACGTCGCCATCGTGCCGATCGATCGGGCCGACGAGGTGCGCGAGATCGGGGATGCGGTGACCGAGGCGGCGCTCGGCGCCGGTCGGCGGCGCGGCGACGTACTGATCCTGGCGGAGCGGTCGGCGGCCACCCCGGTGGACGAGCTGCTGCGAGAGCCCGTCGACGGATTCAGTTTGCTTGCCGCACAGCAGGATTCGGCAGAGAAGGCGTACGCCGACATATTGGCGACCGCCATCGCCGTGCGCGACCGATCGGCGCAGGCGGCGGGCCGGACACTGCGGGAGCGGCTCGGCCTACCCCGCCCACTCAGCAGATGGACCGCGGCATGA
- a CDS encoding SDR family NAD(P)-dependent oxidoreductase, with translation MSAYPDLRGKVAVVTGGASGIGKGTARQLVAEGMRVIIADIERDALERTAAEIGAVGIPTDVSDLDSVRALARAATDRFGAVHVVFNNAGVGPIGRIADLTIEDWQWMLGVNLFGVIHGVQTFLPILKANADGGHIVNTASIFGLFSQPPLAAYAVSKYGVVALTEALAGELEQDGSKVGATVLCSATVQTNVATSTRNRPQRYAGGGLTDFRMTEEEYRSQRWLQPDEVGALVVDAIKNGDLYAVTHAEWYGPIEQRHREIAAAFARAGSTS, from the coding sequence ATGAGCGCATATCCGGATCTGCGCGGAAAGGTCGCCGTGGTCACCGGCGGCGCCTCCGGCATCGGAAAAGGCACCGCCCGGCAACTCGTCGCCGAGGGGATGCGGGTGATCATCGCCGATATCGAGCGCGACGCCCTGGAGCGGACCGCGGCGGAGATCGGCGCGGTCGGTATCCCCACCGACGTCAGCGACCTGGACAGCGTGCGGGCACTCGCCCGGGCGGCGACCGATCGGTTCGGCGCCGTGCACGTCGTCTTCAACAATGCCGGTGTCGGGCCGATCGGGCGGATCGCCGATCTCACCATCGAGGACTGGCAGTGGATGCTCGGCGTGAACCTCTTCGGCGTCATCCACGGCGTGCAAACCTTCCTGCCGATCCTGAAGGCCAACGCGGACGGCGGCCACATCGTGAACACCGCATCGATATTCGGTCTGTTCTCCCAACCGCCGCTGGCCGCGTACGCCGTCAGCAAGTACGGGGTGGTCGCGCTCACCGAGGCGCTGGCCGGCGAGCTCGAACAGGACGGTTCGAAGGTCGGGGCGACCGTATTGTGTTCGGCCACAGTGCAAACCAATGTCGCGACGAGCACCCGCAATCGGCCGCAGCGCTATGCGGGCGGCGGGCTGACCGATTTCCGGATGACCGAGGAGGAATACCGCTCGCAGCGGTGGCTGCAACCCGATGAGGTCGGCGCGCTGGTGGTCGATGCCATCAAAAACGGTGACCTGTACGCCGTGACCCATGCGGAGTGGTACGGACCGATCGAGCAGCGGCACCGGGAGATCGCCGCCGCCTTCGCGCGGGCCGGTTCGACCTCATAG
- a CDS encoding SAM-dependent methyltransferase, whose amino-acid sequence MTVSTDDVASFYDGTDKFSLEGKIDELWGANLHYGYWENSTDEDGPIEAATDRLTDLMIAGLNAQPGQHMLDIGCGNGNPTLRLARTKGVSVVGITISKLQAEQAQARVAELGIADRAEFRLADAMKMPFPDDSFDLAWALESMLHMPDRGQVLAEAARVLRSGGRLAIADVVERGPVGPEGKIVLDHIRSTYKIHSLGTADEYRAHLAANDFVDVEITDITDKVNRTGIVLAKTVEKKRAEFLRHATEQELDSFTDFMRRAAATPENGYLFITATRR is encoded by the coding sequence ATGACAGTCAGCACGGATGATGTGGCCAGCTTCTACGACGGAACCGACAAGTTCAGTCTGGAGGGCAAGATCGATGAGCTGTGGGGGGCGAACCTGCACTACGGCTACTGGGAGAACAGCACCGACGAGGACGGTCCCATCGAGGCCGCGACGGATCGGCTCACCGACCTGATGATCGCGGGCCTGAACGCGCAACCCGGCCAGCACATGCTCGATATCGGTTGCGGCAACGGCAATCCGACGCTGCGCCTGGCCCGCACCAAGGGCGTATCCGTCGTCGGGATCACCATCAGCAAGCTGCAGGCCGAGCAGGCGCAGGCCCGGGTCGCCGAACTCGGCATCGCCGACCGCGCCGAATTCCGGTTGGCCGATGCGATGAAGATGCCGTTCCCGGACGATTCCTTCGATCTCGCCTGGGCACTGGAATCGATGTTGCATATGCCCGACCGCGGCCAGGTGCTGGCCGAGGCCGCCCGCGTGCTGCGCTCGGGCGGACGGCTGGCGATCGCCGACGTCGTCGAGCGCGGGCCCGTCGGCCCGGAGGGCAAGATCGTGCTCGACCATATTCGCAGCACCTACAAAATCCATTCGCTCGGTACCGCCGACGAATATCGCGCACACCTGGCCGCCAACGATTTCGTCGATGTCGAGATCACGGATATCACCGACAAGGTAAATCGCACCGGAATCGTGCTGGCCAAAACCGTCGAAAAGAAGCGCGCCGAATTCCTGCGGCACGCCACCGAACAGGAACTCGACTCGTTCACCGATTTCATGCGCCGGGCGGCCGCCACGCCGGAGAACGGCTATTTGTTCATCACCGCCACTCGCCGCTGA
- a CDS encoding ferredoxin produces MHISADRDRCIGVGHCLRTAPDIFDSGADGRVVVIDPEPDPARADTVRKVVQLCPNAAIALLDDPREESATEREET; encoded by the coding sequence ATGCATATCTCCGCGGACCGGGACCGCTGCATCGGCGTCGGGCACTGCCTGCGCACGGCCCCCGACATCTTCGACTCCGGAGCGGACGGGCGGGTCGTGGTCATCGATCCCGAACCCGATCCGGCGCGCGCCGACACGGTGCGAAAGGTCGTCCAGCTCTGCCCGAATGCCGCCATCGCACTTCTGGACGACCCTCGAGAAGAATCCGCAACCGAACGGGAAGAGACCTGA
- a CDS encoding cytochrome P450: MVLPSGQSAWVVTRYDEVQRVLAHPRISTDITRPGFPELTSDPDAERYQLFEGEFFNMDSPRHDFYRRMLIPEFSFKRIKALRAGIQTMIDELLDTMLSNGSRADLAEAFALPVASLGICQLLGIPYEDHKFFQSRVRTRKIEASEDMLAPVAELRAYTDAVISRAERDPGDDLIGRLVTQRVLTGEINHNEAVGMVLQLLIAAHETTSNMIMLGTLTLLRHPGQLAELRADPTLWPGAVEELLRYHSIADGPTFARIALADIEVGDQVIRAGDAVFALCASANHDERAFPRAGEFDIHRSAGNHLAFGYGVHQCIGQNLARAWLETSYETLFRRVPTLRLDAQVEDLSFKYDAAIFGLDEFPVVW; this comes from the coding sequence GTGGTGCTGCCGAGCGGACAGTCGGCGTGGGTGGTGACCCGGTACGACGAGGTGCAGCGAGTACTGGCCCATCCGCGGATCAGTACCGATATCACCCGGCCCGGCTTCCCGGAGCTGACCTCGGATCCGGATGCCGAACGCTATCAGCTGTTCGAGGGCGAGTTCTTCAATATGGATTCGCCGCGGCACGATTTCTACCGGCGCATGCTGATCCCCGAGTTCAGCTTCAAGCGCATCAAGGCGCTGCGGGCCGGCATTCAGACCATGATCGACGAGCTGCTGGACACCATGCTCTCGAACGGTTCCCGCGCCGATCTGGCCGAGGCGTTCGCGCTGCCGGTCGCGTCGCTGGGCATCTGCCAACTCCTCGGCATTCCGTACGAGGATCACAAGTTCTTCCAGTCCCGGGTGCGGACCCGCAAGATCGAGGCATCCGAGGACATGCTGGCCCCGGTCGCGGAGCTGCGGGCCTACACGGACGCGGTGATCAGCCGGGCCGAGCGGGATCCCGGCGACGACCTCATCGGCAGGCTGGTCACCCAGCGGGTCCTGACGGGCGAGATCAACCACAACGAGGCCGTCGGCATGGTCCTGCAGTTGCTGATCGCCGCGCACGAGACGACGTCGAACATGATCATGCTCGGCACGCTCACCCTGCTGCGGCATCCCGGGCAGCTCGCCGAACTGCGTGCCGATCCGACGCTGTGGCCCGGTGCGGTGGAGGAATTGCTGCGCTACCACTCGATCGCCGACGGACCGACCTTCGCCCGCATCGCCCTCGCCGATATCGAGGTCGGTGACCAGGTCATCCGGGCGGGCGACGCCGTCTTCGCGCTGTGCGCCTCGGCGAATCACGACGAACGAGCCTTCCCCCGGGCCGGCGAATTCGATATCCACCGCAGCGCGGGCAACCACCTCGCCTTCGGATACGGCGTCCACCAGTGCATCGGCCAGAACCTGGCCCGGGCCTGGCTCGAGACCTCCTACGAGACGCTGTTCCGGCGCGTGCCGACGCTTCGGCTGGACGCGCAGGTCGAGGACCTGTCGTTCAAATACGACGCCGCGATCTTCGGCCTGGACGAATTCCCCGTCGTCTGGTGA
- a CDS encoding phytanoyl-CoA dioxygenase family protein, with protein sequence MTRSDVVDQRYVTQFREDGFTHIPNVLTPEEVAHYREAALEAIEREGMVAGMGMKVGRTAVRTTKDAFRNNPALRALARHPRVGAIAEQLSGLSLRVWGGETLVKSPGDELPTMWHDDLTLAPLEGRILLNAWIALVDVPVERGCMTFIPGSHRRPEPFRAPLAAAQENPDSYLFDTYPQLAWERRVTVPLRAGDATFHQWRTGHTAGGNTSDGDRVAFITTYTDAESTYRPHPGHQWADLEAGQLPPDDIYPRVAEFA encoded by the coding sequence GTGACCCGATCGGACGTCGTTGATCAGCGCTATGTTACGCAGTTCAGGGAGGACGGTTTCACGCACATTCCGAATGTGCTCACCCCGGAGGAAGTAGCGCACTACCGGGAGGCCGCGCTGGAGGCGATCGAGCGCGAGGGCATGGTGGCCGGAATGGGTATGAAGGTCGGCCGGACGGCGGTCCGGACCACCAAGGACGCGTTCCGCAACAATCCGGCGCTACGCGCCCTCGCCCGTCACCCCCGGGTCGGCGCGATCGCCGAACAGCTGTCCGGTCTCTCGCTGCGGGTGTGGGGCGGCGAAACCCTCGTCAAGTCCCCGGGCGACGAACTGCCCACCATGTGGCACGACGATCTGACGCTCGCGCCGCTGGAGGGCCGGATCCTGCTGAACGCGTGGATCGCGCTGGTGGACGTCCCGGTCGAGCGCGGCTGCATGACCTTCATCCCCGGTTCGCATCGGCGGCCGGAGCCGTTCCGCGCTCCGCTGGCCGCGGCGCAGGAGAATCCGGATTCCTATCTGTTCGACACCTATCCGCAGCTCGCCTGGGAACGGCGGGTCACCGTTCCGCTGCGCGCCGGTGATGCCACCTTCCATCAGTGGCGGACCGGACACACCGCGGGCGGCAACACCTCCGACGGCGACCGCGTCGCCTTCATCACCACCTACACCGACGCCGAGTCGACCTACCGGCCGCATCCGGGCCACCAGTGGGCGGACCTGGAGGCCGGCCAGCTGCCGCCCGACGACATCTACCCGCGGGTTGCCGAGTTCGCTTGA
- a CDS encoding SDR family NAD(P)-dependent oxidoreductase, with translation MKHAVVTGATNGIGEAIARGLAGPGRMVTLVGRSDSRLRAARDRIAAEVPGAELALARADFAELDEVRGLAEGLSAGPPPDVVVSNAAVVAPVDRMTSAGLPRMLTINYLAPYLLLRTLSAMVDHARLIIIGSDPVLLAHEPVDLDDIICADPERLGEHTGLWPYYGYARSKNMNTMFAHALARRLDGTGVTVNVCHPGTIAGTGLGTEAPGLGPIIVRAHRDGILPQPGPQPGVGRWEHGRSDPAELPGPEVGARTPIWLAVSPELDGITGRFYAGRTPVEPAPHTTDPERCERLWRETAALVGLAP, from the coding sequence GTGAAGCACGCGGTCGTGACGGGGGCGACCAACGGGATCGGCGAGGCGATCGCACGTGGCCTCGCCGGACCCGGCCGGATGGTAACGCTGGTGGGCCGCAGCGATTCTCGGCTCCGCGCGGCTCGGGATCGGATCGCCGCGGAGGTGCCCGGCGCCGAACTCGCCTTGGCGCGGGCCGATTTCGCCGAACTGGACGAGGTGCGCGGTCTCGCCGAAGGACTGTCGGCCGGGCCGCCACCGGATGTCGTGGTCAGCAATGCCGCCGTGGTGGCGCCCGTGGACCGCATGACGTCCGCCGGTCTGCCCCGGATGCTGACCATCAACTATCTCGCGCCGTATCTGCTCTTGCGGACCCTGTCCGCGATGGTGGATCACGCCAGGTTGATCATCATCGGCTCGGACCCGGTCCTGCTGGCGCACGAGCCGGTCGATCTGGACGACATCATCTGCGCCGACCCCGAACGCCTCGGCGAGCACACCGGCCTGTGGCCGTACTACGGGTATGCGCGCAGCAAGAATATGAATACGATGTTCGCCCATGCCCTCGCCCGGCGGCTGGACGGCACCGGCGTCACCGTCAATGTCTGTCACCCCGGCACGATTGCCGGTACGGGGCTCGGCACGGAGGCGCCGGGGCTCGGCCCGATCATCGTGCGGGCACACCGCGACGGGATTCTGCCGCAGCCCGGTCCGCAGCCCGGTGTCGGGCGTTGGGAGCATGGTCGGTCCGATCCCGCGGAGCTGCCAGGTCCCGAGGTCGGCGCGCGGACACCCATCTGGTTGGCCGTCTCGCCCGAGCTGGACGGGATAACCGGCCGCTTCTATGCCGGCCGCACTCCGGTCGAGCCCGCGCCCCACACCACCGATCCCGAACGCTGCGAACGACTTTGGCGAGAGACCGCCGCACTGGTCGGCCTCGCTCCGTGA
- a CDS encoding response regulator transcription factor produces the protein MGKTAGYGKARGSHGKKDLMSEELGQGNLVRQDCSTEDTPPTWHNETARAALLSSREIQVFWLLGNGQSNRAIAGRLQITERTVKAHVARIMAKLGVESRLQAGLVSYAYQLARQDDSVRSVLGRGCSCPYMPNHLESAIC, from the coding sequence ATGGGGAAGACGGCCGGGTATGGTAAAGCCCGCGGCAGCCATGGGAAGAAAGATTTGATGTCTGAAGAGCTTGGGCAGGGAAATCTGGTTCGGCAAGATTGCTCGACCGAGGATACTCCTCCGACATGGCACAACGAGACGGCGCGGGCAGCATTGTTGTCGTCTCGGGAGATTCAAGTGTTCTGGTTGCTTGGGAATGGGCAGTCGAACCGGGCCATTGCCGGTCGATTGCAGATCACCGAACGTACGGTAAAAGCGCACGTGGCACGAATCATGGCAAAGCTCGGTGTCGAATCACGTTTGCAGGCCGGGCTGGTCTCGTACGCCTATCAGCTTGCGAGACAAGATGATAGCGTGCGCAGTGTGCTGGGACGAGGGTGTTCGTGTCCCTATATGCCGAATCACCTCGAATCGGCGATCTGCTGA
- a CDS encoding acyl carrier protein, translating into MTQVELTERLLAFIRERFLDDDPASNLDGETPLLDWGILNSVNTAELISFIRSEFDCAVHQSSVNVRNFRNANCIAALIVDTTEASRDQSA; encoded by the coding sequence ATGACGCAGGTCGAACTGACCGAACGACTATTGGCTTTCATCCGGGAACGGTTTCTCGATGACGACCCGGCCAGCAACCTGGACGGCGAAACCCCGCTACTCGACTGGGGCATCCTCAACTCGGTGAACACGGCGGAGCTGATCAGCTTCATCCGCTCGGAATTCGACTGCGCCGTGCACCAATCCAGCGTCAACGTTCGAAATTTCCGCAACGCCAACTGCATTGCCGCACTTATCGTCGACACGACCGAGGCGAGTCGAGATCAGTCGGCATGA